Proteins encoded in a region of the Augochlora pura isolate Apur16 chromosome 4, APUR_v2.2.1, whole genome shotgun sequence genome:
- the LOC144468664 gene encoding uncharacterized protein LOC144468664, translated as MVAEPKPHQTGRKRQNVTKTGNDWDYYYDSYYASTAFPPRLAPPLKRPRLMPPTRSQHPKQQKQQPAANTASVPDLNQLKVYSNPDILICGNCREMFTDLGELLEHKRNYCKLRFTCKCHTFNGTAPRDSTTALLCVLCKVSFPSAWELMVHAQAAHMINIYELGTRPQSPRSAPSPPHSPNQHQKESSPSPQDFQETKASDCEERGESEGPEVVTELLPSPDSGKSTDNEAALSPIKIQPQMNGVKHEECDEVNHVENTTQACIMHAVSIDSSLELKSDTNSRGSSGPVMALTNGSLSAKE; from the exons TTACTACGCCTCGACTGCTTTTCCACCCCGTTTGGCCCCGCCGCTCAAGAGACCACGTTTGATGCCGCCGACTCGGTCGCAGCATCCGAAGCAACAGAAACAACAGCCGGCTGCAAACACAGCCAGCGTCCCGGACCTGAACCAGCTGAAAGTGTACA GCAATCCGGACATACTGATCTGCGGCAACTGCAGGGAAATGTTTACGGACCTCGGCGAGCTCCTCGAACACAAACGGAATTACTGCAAGCTGCGGTTCACATGTAAATGTCACACTTTCAACGGAACGGCTCCAA GGGATTCGACGACAGCTCTGCTCTGCGTTCTGTGCAAGGTATCCTTCCCCTCAGCATGGGAACTGATGGTTCACGCTCAGGCAGCTCACATGATCAACATTTACGAGCTGGGAACTCGACCTCAGAGCCCACGATCCGCGCCCAGCCCTCCGCACAGTCCAAACCAGCATCAGAAAGAATCATCACCGTCACCGCAAGACTTTCAG GAGACCAAAGCATCGGACTGCGAAGAACGCGGCGAATCGGAGGGGCCGGAAGTTGTCACCGAATTACTACCGTCCCCGGACAGCGGTAAATCAACGGACAACGAGGCGGCCCTGTCGCCGATTAAAATACAACCCCAAATGAACGGAGTGAAGCACGAAGAATGCGACGAGGTGAACCACGTCGAGAACACCACGCAAGCTTGCATCATGCATGCCGTCAGCATT GACTCTTCCTTGGAACTCAAGTCTGACACGAACTCGAGGGGAAGTTCTGGCCCAGTCATGGCGTTGACTAATGGATCCTTGTCCGCGAAGGAATAA